A single genomic interval of Spirosoma linguale DSM 74 harbors:
- a CDS encoding heavy metal transport/detoxification protein (KEGG: rpi:Rpic_3544 heavy metal transport/detoxification protein) → MKTMNTLKFKTNIKCGNCIATVTPFLNEAVGEGNWEVDVKDPKKVLTVSTATVDTVRQAIEKAGYKAEPLN, encoded by the coding sequence ATGAAAACTATGAATACCTTAAAATTTAAAACCAACATAAAGTGCGGCAACTGCATTGCCACAGTGACGCCATTTCTCAACGAAGCCGTTGGGGAAGGAAACTGGGAAGTGGATGTAAAAGACCCTAAAAAGGTGCTGACCGTTTCGACTGCAACCGTCGATACAGTACGTCAGGCCATTGAAAAGGCTGGCTACAAAGCCGAGCCACTTAACTAA
- a CDS encoding ribosomal 5S rRNA E-loop binding protein Ctc/L25/TL5 (TIGRFAM: ribosomal 5S rRNA E-loop binding protein Ctc/L25/TL5~PFAM: Ribosomal protein L25-like~KEGG: mrd:Mrad2831_3946 ribosomal 5S rRNA E-loop binding protein Ctc/L25/TL5): MKKIEIVGYQRANLGRTESQAIRAEGNVPCVLYGGEEQVHFYAPAILFRDLIYTPNIFEVALNIEGAEYRAILQEAQFHPVSDVLLHADFLLVTDKKPIKIAVPVRLVGTAPGVQKGGKLVTRVRKLRVKGTVENIPDFIDVDVTGLDLGKSVRVGQIPVKNIEMLEEASNPVASIEIPRALRGTVGK; this comes from the coding sequence ATGAAAAAAATCGAGATTGTAGGGTATCAACGAGCGAATCTCGGCCGCACGGAATCACAGGCGATTCGGGCCGAGGGCAATGTTCCATGCGTGTTATATGGTGGAGAAGAGCAAGTGCATTTTTATGCACCGGCTATTCTGTTCCGTGATTTGATTTATACGCCCAATATTTTTGAAGTAGCCCTTAACATTGAGGGTGCTGAATATCGGGCTATTCTTCAGGAAGCACAATTCCACCCAGTAAGTGACGTGCTGCTGCACGCCGACTTCCTGTTGGTAACGGATAAAAAACCAATCAAAATTGCTGTTCCAGTTCGGTTAGTTGGTACGGCTCCAGGGGTACAAAAAGGTGGTAAACTGGTAACCCGCGTTCGTAAACTGCGCGTGAAAGGTACCGTTGAAAACATCCCTGACTTTATTGATGTCGACGTAACTGGTCTTGACCTGGGCAAATCTGTCCGTGTTGGTCAAATCCCAGTGAAAAACATCGAGATGCTTGAAGAGGCATCTAACCCGGTAGCCAGCATCGAAATCCCACGTGCACTGCGTGGTACGGTTGGTAAATAA
- a CDS encoding heavy metal translocating P-type ATPase (TIGRFAM: heavy metal translocating P-type ATPase; copper-translocating P-type ATPase; ATPase, P-type (transporting), HAD superfamily, subfamily IC~PFAM: E1-E2 ATPase-associated domain protein; Heavy metal transport/detoxification protein; Haloacid dehalogenase domain protein hydrolase~KEGG: gbm:Gbem_2170 copper-translocating P-type ATPase): MTIADTGRKPDSGVSAGEIRKTYPVLEMSCAACAVSVESILQHTPGVSAAGVNYATQTAWVQFNPSVVTPAELQTAVQEMGYDIVIETEETGVDARQVQEEAQQQRVQRLKQRTIWAVILSLPVVVIGMFFMNQIPYGSYIMMVLSAPVVFGLGRSFFVNAWKQARHGSANMDTLVALSTGIAFLFSAFTTLYPDFWHSRGVHPHVYFEAASVVITFIMLGKLLEEGAKSNTSSAIKKLMGLQPKTVHLVVGDSEQEIPIASVQVGNRLLVRPGEKIPVDGRVASGQSYVDESMISGEPVPVEKMAGAPVFAGTINQKGSFQFHAEKVGADTLLAQIIRLVQDAQGSKAPVQRTVDRIAGIFVPVVLGIAVLTFIVWAVFGRYLMPEADSLTTALLTSVTVLVIACPCALGLATPTAIMVGVGKGAENNILIKDAESLEIGHTVNAIVLDKTGTITEGKPVVTDLLWSVKTDEQPQLEAVLYALEKQSEHPLAEAVVAHLTKSAPVQLETFTSVTGRGVSARYHNGIYLVGNQALLTENQIDLPAELARQALELQNQAKTVVFFARRMLEASKGEVLAILAITDPVKASSKQAIDRLVSQGIAVYMLTGDNAQTAAAVAKQVGISQFKAEVMPTDKADFVRELQAAGKVVAMVGDGINDSQALAQANVSIAMGKGSDIAMDVARITLITSDLTSVPKALQLSKQTVRVVRQNLFWAFIYNLIGIPIAAGALYPAFGFLLNPMIAGAAMALSSVSVVSNSLRLRGIRL; this comes from the coding sequence ATGACCATCGCCGATACCGGCCGAAAACCCGATTCAGGGGTTTCGGCCGGTGAAATACGGAAAACGTATCCAGTGCTGGAAATGTCCTGTGCGGCCTGTGCTGTCAGTGTCGAATCGATCTTGCAGCATACCCCCGGCGTGAGTGCCGCCGGGGTGAATTATGCTACGCAAACGGCCTGGGTTCAGTTCAATCCGAGCGTCGTTACACCCGCCGAATTGCAGACTGCCGTTCAGGAAATGGGGTACGACATCGTTATTGAAACAGAAGAAACGGGTGTCGATGCCCGTCAGGTTCAGGAGGAGGCACAACAGCAGCGAGTACAACGCCTGAAACAGCGAACGATCTGGGCCGTGATTCTGTCGTTGCCCGTAGTTGTGATCGGTATGTTCTTTATGAACCAAATTCCCTATGGCAGCTATATCATGATGGTGCTCTCGGCACCCGTGGTGTTTGGGTTGGGTCGGTCATTTTTCGTAAATGCCTGGAAGCAGGCGCGGCATGGCAGTGCCAACATGGATACACTGGTGGCATTAAGTACCGGTATTGCGTTTCTGTTCAGTGCCTTTACAACCCTCTATCCGGATTTCTGGCACAGTCGGGGCGTTCATCCGCATGTTTATTTCGAGGCCGCATCGGTCGTGATCACCTTCATCATGCTGGGGAAACTGCTCGAAGAAGGTGCAAAATCAAACACATCTTCGGCCATCAAGAAGCTGATGGGTTTACAACCTAAAACGGTTCATCTGGTTGTGGGTGATAGCGAACAGGAGATCCCGATTGCTTCCGTACAGGTTGGAAATCGGCTGCTCGTTCGGCCGGGCGAAAAAATTCCGGTCGACGGGCGAGTAGCGTCGGGGCAGTCGTATGTCGATGAAAGCATGATTAGCGGGGAGCCCGTACCGGTTGAAAAGATGGCTGGCGCTCCGGTCTTCGCCGGGACAATAAATCAGAAAGGGAGCTTTCAGTTCCATGCCGAGAAAGTGGGGGCCGATACGCTATTGGCCCAGATTATCCGGCTGGTTCAGGACGCGCAGGGTAGTAAGGCCCCCGTGCAGCGCACCGTCGACCGGATTGCCGGTATATTTGTGCCGGTTGTGCTTGGCATTGCCGTATTGACATTTATTGTCTGGGCGGTTTTTGGTCGCTACCTCATGCCGGAAGCAGATTCTTTAACAACCGCCCTGCTGACTTCGGTAACGGTTCTGGTCATTGCCTGCCCCTGTGCGCTGGGGTTGGCTACTCCAACGGCCATTATGGTGGGTGTTGGTAAAGGGGCCGAGAATAACATCCTGATTAAGGATGCCGAAAGTCTGGAGATTGGGCATACCGTCAACGCAATCGTCCTCGACAAAACCGGAACGATTACCGAAGGAAAACCCGTGGTAACTGACTTGCTCTGGTCTGTCAAAACCGACGAACAGCCGCAACTGGAGGCCGTGCTTTACGCGCTCGAAAAACAATCTGAGCACCCACTGGCCGAAGCGGTCGTTGCCCATCTGACGAAATCGGCTCCCGTACAATTGGAAACGTTTACCAGTGTTACAGGGCGGGGGGTAAGCGCCCGATACCATAACGGCATATATCTTGTTGGTAATCAGGCTTTGTTAACCGAGAATCAGATTGATTTGCCCGCTGAGCTGGCCCGTCAGGCGCTGGAATTGCAAAATCAGGCGAAAACGGTGGTGTTTTTCGCCCGCCGGATGCTGGAAGCTTCCAAGGGAGAAGTGCTGGCCATTCTCGCTATTACCGATCCGGTTAAGGCAAGCTCGAAGCAGGCCATTGACCGGCTGGTGAGCCAGGGTATAGCTGTCTATATGCTGACCGGCGACAATGCACAGACGGCAGCCGCCGTGGCAAAACAGGTAGGTATCAGCCAATTCAAAGCCGAGGTAATGCCCACCGACAAGGCGGATTTTGTGCGGGAATTACAGGCTGCCGGAAAAGTTGTGGCGATGGTCGGCGATGGGATCAACGATTCACAGGCACTGGCTCAGGCTAACGTAAGTATTGCCATGGGTAAAGGGTCCGACATTGCTATGGATGTCGCCCGAATAACGCTGATCACGTCTGACCTGACCAGTGTGCCTAAGGCACTTCAGTTGTCGAAGCAAACTGTTCGGGTCGTTCGGCAAAACCTATTCTGGGCGTTTATTTATAATTTGATTGGTATCCCCATTGCTGCCGGGGCGCTGTATCCGGCTTTTGGCTTTCTGCTGAACCCGATGATTGCCGGGGCGGCTATGGCGCTTAGCTCGGTATCTGTAGTTAGTAACAGCCTGCGCCTGCGAGGCATCCGTTTATAG
- a CDS encoding two component transcriptional regulator, winged helix family (PFAM: response regulator receiver; transcriptional regulator domain protein~SMART: response regulator receiver~KEGG: sfu:Sfum_2007 two component transcriptional regulator, winged helix family) encodes MYVADMKILVVEDEPKLASFVKKGLEEQSCEVDVAYDGQVGRNMALNNLYDVIVLDINLPKMNGFDVVQSIRQEKNRTPVLMLTAMGSVDDKLTGFEAGADDYLVKPFEFRELMARLRALTKRSSDAGMQTNVLKVADLELDLNEKVARRGDKRIELTAKEFGLLDYLMRNRGRVVSRVDIAEKVWDIHFDTGTNVIDVYVNFLRKKIDKDFPTKLIHTVIGMGYMLKED; translated from the coding sequence ATGTATGTTGCCGATATGAAGATTCTGGTAGTAGAAGACGAGCCTAAACTTGCTTCATTTGTTAAGAAAGGGCTGGAAGAGCAATCTTGCGAAGTGGATGTAGCCTATGACGGCCAGGTTGGGCGAAATATGGCGCTTAATAACCTATACGACGTTATCGTGCTGGATATTAATCTGCCCAAGATGAACGGCTTCGATGTTGTTCAGTCAATCCGGCAGGAGAAAAACCGCACACCCGTTCTGATGCTCACGGCAATGGGCTCTGTAGATGATAAGCTCACCGGTTTCGAAGCCGGCGCCGACGACTATCTGGTAAAACCCTTTGAGTTCCGGGAGTTGATGGCACGGCTGCGGGCATTGACAAAGCGCAGTAGTGATGCCGGCATGCAGACCAATGTACTGAAGGTGGCAGACCTCGAACTGGATCTGAATGAAAAAGTAGCCCGTCGGGGTGACAAACGGATCGAACTGACGGCCAAAGAATTTGGCTTGCTCGACTATCTCATGCGTAACCGGGGCCGGGTGGTCTCGCGCGTTGACATTGCCGAAAAAGTCTGGGATATTCACTTCGACACCGGTACGAACGTAATTGATGTGTACGTCAATTTCCTTCGAAAGAAAATCGATAAAGATTTCCCCACGAAGCTTATTCATACAGTTATTGGTATGGGATATATGCTGAAGGAAGACTAA
- a CDS encoding heavy metal efflux pump, CzcA family (TIGRFAM: heavy metal efflux pump, CzcA family~PFAM: acriflavin resistance protein~KEGG: mca:MCA0978 CzcA family heavy metal efflux protein) — translation MNKFIKSILSFSLKNKFFIFFLTALAVVAGIISYQNTPIEAFPDVTNTQITLITQWPGRSAEEVEKFVTIPIEIGLNSVQKRTDIRSTSLFGLSVVKILFDDGADDAFARQQVNNLLSGIELPEGIRPDVQPPYGPTGEIFRYTLQSPTRTARELKTIQDWVIDRQLKSVPGVADVVSFGGEVKTYEISVDPRRLMDYNITPLQLYQAVANANVNVGGDVIEKNSEAYVVRGIGLLKNQQDIQNIIVKNIKGTPITVQNVAQVSESALPRLGQAGRDKKDDEVECIIIMRKGENPSEVIERVKAKINELNNSILPNDVQINTFYNRETLINFATHTVTHNLIEGIIFVTVIVFLFMADWRTTVTVSIVIPLALLFAFICLRLKGMSANLLSMGAIDFGIIVDGAVVMVEGIFVTLDELAHQQGMAKFNRLAKLGILRRTGTEMGKAIFFSKAIIITCLIPIFSFQKVEGKMFSPLAWTLGFALLGALIFTLTLVPVLASILLKKNVREKHNPFVNFVTKYSTRLFGFTFAHKRTSILFTGLLVLVGLSGFTLLGTEFLPELNEGSIYVRATMPMSISLPESVKQSVQMRHIFEQFPEVKGVISQTGRPNDGTDPTGFYNIEFLVDIYPQDDWKSGLTKEELVEKMQEKLSVFPGVNFGFSQPIMDNVEEAVSGVKGSIAVKIYGPDQNILEAKAGEIRNQLATVQGIEDLGVIRTTGQPEMRIELDEHKLALYGINKADAEAVIEMAIGGKAATQIYEGERKFDLRIRYDRPFRSSEQQISQLMVPTENGSMIPIKEIANVYTQTGPVLIFREGGQRYGAVKFSVRGRDMGSAVAEAQQKVQANVKLPAGYTAKWAGDFENQQRATARLAQVVPISLLAIFFILFILFGNVKDAGLVLFNVPFAIIGGIAALLLTHVNFSISAGIGFIALFGICIQNGVILISVFKKNLRNGLPLNDAIREGVVSRIRPVVMTAMMAGIGLIPAAISHGIGSETAKPLAIVVIGGLITATLLTLFIFPLIFYAFYRQKFRDI, via the coding sequence ATGAACAAATTCATTAAAAGCATACTTTCCTTCTCACTGAAGAACAAGTTTTTTATATTCTTTCTTACAGCACTGGCCGTTGTTGCCGGTATTATCAGCTATCAGAATACGCCCATAGAAGCCTTCCCGGATGTAACGAATACCCAGATTACCCTGATCACCCAATGGCCCGGACGGTCGGCGGAAGAGGTCGAAAAGTTCGTTACCATACCGATTGAAATCGGGCTGAACTCCGTCCAGAAACGGACCGATATACGCTCTACTTCCCTGTTTGGCCTGTCGGTCGTCAAAATCCTGTTCGACGACGGGGCCGACGATGCCTTTGCCCGCCAGCAGGTGAACAACCTGCTCAGTGGCATCGAATTACCCGAAGGTATTCGACCGGATGTACAGCCGCCTTATGGCCCCACGGGAGAGATTTTCCGGTATACCCTTCAGTCGCCTACCCGAACCGCCCGCGAACTGAAAACGATACAGGACTGGGTCATTGACCGTCAGCTAAAAAGTGTGCCGGGCGTAGCCGATGTCGTCAGCTTTGGCGGTGAGGTAAAGACCTACGAGATTTCGGTCGACCCACGCCGGTTGATGGACTATAACATCACACCCCTCCAGCTCTACCAGGCCGTGGCGAATGCCAACGTGAACGTGGGGGGCGACGTCATCGAAAAAAATTCGGAAGCCTATGTAGTACGGGGTATTGGTCTGTTGAAAAACCAGCAGGATATCCAGAATATCATCGTAAAGAATATTAAGGGAACGCCCATTACGGTTCAGAATGTGGCGCAGGTCTCGGAGTCGGCCCTGCCCCGGCTCGGACAAGCCGGTCGCGACAAAAAAGATGATGAAGTAGAGTGTATCATTATTATGCGCAAGGGCGAAAACCCAAGCGAGGTCATTGAGCGGGTAAAGGCTAAAATCAATGAGCTAAACAATAGCATTCTGCCCAACGATGTGCAGATCAACACGTTTTACAACCGCGAAACGCTCATCAACTTCGCTACCCACACGGTAACGCATAACTTAATTGAAGGCATAATTTTCGTAACGGTCATCGTGTTTCTGTTCATGGCCGACTGGCGCACCACGGTCACGGTGTCTATCGTGATTCCTCTGGCGTTATTGTTTGCCTTCATCTGCTTACGGCTAAAGGGCATGTCGGCCAACTTGCTGTCGATGGGTGCCATTGATTTCGGTATCATCGTCGACGGTGCGGTGGTGATGGTAGAGGGTATTTTCGTTACGCTCGACGAACTGGCCCATCAGCAGGGCATGGCTAAGTTCAACCGCCTGGCCAAGTTGGGTATTCTCCGCCGAACCGGAACAGAAATGGGCAAGGCTATTTTCTTTTCGAAGGCTATTATCATCACCTGTCTGATCCCGATTTTCTCCTTTCAGAAAGTAGAAGGAAAAATGTTCTCCCCACTAGCCTGGACACTTGGTTTTGCGCTGTTGGGCGCGCTTATTTTCACCCTGACACTGGTGCCTGTTCTGGCCAGTATTCTGCTGAAAAAGAACGTTCGGGAGAAACACAACCCGTTTGTCAACTTCGTCACCAAGTACTCGACCCGGCTCTTCGGTTTTACGTTTGCGCATAAGAGAACAAGCATACTGTTTACGGGTTTGCTTGTGCTGGTTGGTTTGTCGGGTTTCACCCTGCTCGGCACGGAGTTTTTACCCGAATTAAATGAGGGCTCCATTTATGTGAGGGCCACCATGCCGATGAGCATTTCGCTCCCCGAATCAGTGAAGCAAAGTGTGCAGATGCGCCACATTTTCGAGCAGTTTCCGGAAGTAAAAGGTGTTATATCGCAAACGGGACGACCGAACGACGGTACCGATCCAACGGGTTTTTACAACATCGAGTTTCTGGTCGATATTTATCCGCAGGATGACTGGAAAAGCGGATTAACCAAGGAAGAACTAGTCGAGAAGATGCAGGAAAAACTCAGCGTTTTTCCGGGTGTAAATTTTGGGTTTTCGCAGCCCATCATGGATAACGTAGAGGAAGCTGTTTCGGGCGTGAAAGGCTCCATAGCCGTCAAGATTTACGGCCCCGATCAAAACATACTGGAAGCCAAAGCGGGCGAAATCAGGAATCAGCTGGCCACCGTTCAGGGTATAGAAGACCTGGGAGTGATTCGCACCACGGGCCAGCCCGAAATGCGGATCGAACTGGACGAACATAAACTGGCGTTATACGGCATTAATAAAGCGGATGCCGAAGCGGTCATTGAAATGGCCATTGGCGGTAAAGCAGCTACGCAGATTTACGAAGGTGAGCGAAAATTCGACCTGCGCATCCGGTACGACCGGCCTTTCCGGTCCAGCGAGCAGCAAATTAGCCAGCTAATGGTTCCTACTGAAAACGGCAGTATGATTCCCATCAAGGAGATCGCCAATGTATACACCCAAACGGGACCGGTGTTGATTTTTCGGGAAGGGGGCCAGCGCTACGGGGCTGTGAAGTTTTCGGTTCGGGGTCGCGACATGGGTAGCGCAGTGGCCGAGGCTCAACAAAAAGTACAGGCCAATGTAAAATTACCGGCGGGCTACACCGCTAAATGGGCGGGTGATTTTGAGAACCAGCAACGGGCCACTGCCCGCCTGGCGCAGGTTGTTCCCATCAGTTTGCTGGCGATCTTCTTTATTTTATTTATTCTTTTCGGTAATGTAAAAGACGCTGGGCTTGTGTTATTCAATGTGCCTTTTGCCATTATTGGCGGTATTGCTGCCTTACTGCTAACGCATGTCAATTTTAGCATTTCTGCCGGCATTGGTTTTATTGCCCTCTTTGGCATTTGCATTCAGAATGGCGTCATTTTAATATCTGTTTTCAAGAAGAATTTACGAAACGGGCTTCCCCTGAATGACGCCATTCGGGAGGGTGTTGTTTCCCGTATACGCCCGGTCGTCATGACCGCCATGATGGCTGGCATTGGTCTGATCCCGGCGGCTATTTCGCACGGAATTGGCTCTGAAACGGCGAAACCACTGGCTATTGTTGTCATTGGTGGTCTTATTACGGCAACTTTGTTAACCCTGTTTATATTTCCCCTTATTTTCTATGCTTTTTATAGGCAAAAGTTTAGGGATATTTAA
- a CDS encoding glycoside hydrolase family 2 sugar binding protein (PFAM: glycoside hydrolase family 2 sugar binding; glycoside hydrolase family 2 TIM barrel~KEGG: scl:sce3052 glycoside hydrolase family protein): MSDIQSNFGLASSKEETSLIEDPINPLPRAVLRPNTHWLLDGEWQFALDPKDTGLRDRWYLGHDYDGVAQWPGSIEAHMARAKGQNDPVIWHDKVIAWYEREFSLPERSEPLSRSIIQLTFGACGYETRVWLNGHPLSTIEGDEVHYGEYTSFSYELADEYLRPSNRLTVRIADTMDAETPRGKQESHVYKRGGIWYQTYTGAVRSVWLETVERNRLRSRVGVVSTIEDHLVRFTFTTRIHDPGNYILRLQVFERKAPESAPPLATSDFPLRLEAGQKQQRVSMEVPGTELWSTETPVRYRLVAQLIDAEGHTAQIETQFGLRKIEARGRYVYLNNKPIYLDGILYQPGTATYEEMKRHMQAMKELGCNLVRVHIAGIDPRIYNLADKLGLLLWVEVPSPHSSTTRSRQNHRAELMRMLALIGTHPSVVIWSLYNEDWGAQDIATNPETREYIMNMYHFMQLAYPQFLVVDNDGWQHISFEGRLKSDLLTAHLYTPDLGHWQSLLDRLVAGDLEAVAAFPLVVGDPFFYRRQVPLIVSEWGGFGFADYGGPQDAEDRTERIRLFKQEMRKRSIAGDVYTQATNIEDERNGLIDPQTGELSVPAGLLATGGYENMPNRPL, encoded by the coding sequence ATGTCTGACATTCAATCAAACTTTGGCCTTGCCTCCAGTAAAGAAGAAACATCCCTTATTGAAGACCCAATAAATCCCTTACCCAGAGCCGTATTACGGCCCAACACCCACTGGCTGCTCGATGGCGAGTGGCAGTTTGCCCTCGATCCTAAAGACACCGGCCTACGCGACAGATGGTACCTGGGCCACGACTATGATGGGGTGGCTCAGTGGCCGGGCTCGATAGAAGCGCACATGGCACGTGCCAAAGGCCAGAATGATCCGGTAATATGGCACGATAAAGTAATTGCCTGGTACGAGCGCGAGTTTTCTCTTCCTGAACGCAGCGAGCCGCTTTCCCGCTCCATCATTCAGTTAACGTTTGGTGCCTGCGGGTACGAAACGCGGGTGTGGCTCAACGGACACCCGCTAAGCACCATCGAAGGAGACGAGGTGCATTATGGCGAGTATACATCCTTTTCCTATGAACTGGCCGATGAATACCTCCGGCCCTCAAACCGCCTTACGGTACGTATCGCGGATACTATGGATGCCGAAACCCCACGCGGAAAACAGGAGTCTCACGTCTACAAACGAGGAGGAATCTGGTATCAGACGTATACGGGTGCGGTGCGTTCCGTGTGGCTGGAAACTGTTGAACGAAACCGTTTGCGCTCCAGAGTAGGGGTGGTCAGTACCATTGAGGACCACCTGGTTCGGTTTACGTTCACGACTCGTATCCATGATCCGGGCAATTATATTCTACGGCTTCAGGTTTTTGAACGGAAGGCTCCTGAGTCAGCCCCCCCGCTGGCAACGTCCGATTTTCCGTTGCGTCTCGAAGCCGGACAGAAGCAGCAGCGGGTGTCGATGGAAGTACCGGGTACCGAACTCTGGTCGACGGAAACACCGGTTCGCTACCGGCTCGTGGCTCAGTTGATTGATGCCGAAGGGCACACTGCCCAGATCGAAACCCAGTTTGGCCTTCGCAAAATAGAAGCCCGGGGCCGGTACGTGTATCTAAACAATAAGCCCATTTATCTCGATGGGATTCTGTATCAGCCCGGCACGGCGACTTACGAAGAAATGAAGCGGCATATGCAGGCCATGAAAGAATTAGGCTGCAATCTGGTTCGGGTACACATTGCCGGTATCGACCCCCGAATTTATAACCTGGCCGATAAACTGGGCCTGTTGCTGTGGGTAGAAGTGCCCAGCCCACACAGCTCAACGACCCGCAGCCGCCAGAATCACCGGGCCGAGCTGATGCGGATGCTGGCGCTGATCGGGACGCACCCGTCGGTAGTGATCTGGAGCTTGTACAATGAAGACTGGGGGGCTCAGGATATTGCGACTAATCCCGAAACCCGTGAGTACATTATGAACATGTACCATTTCATGCAACTGGCCTACCCGCAGTTTCTGGTTGTTGACAACGACGGCTGGCAGCATATTTCGTTCGAAGGACGGCTTAAGTCCGATTTGCTCACGGCCCACTTATACACGCCCGACCTGGGCCATTGGCAATCTCTCCTCGACCGGCTGGTTGCCGGAGATCTGGAAGCAGTCGCTGCCTTTCCGCTGGTGGTGGGCGACCCGTTCTTCTACCGGCGTCAGGTTCCCCTGATCGTGAGCGAATGGGGCGGCTTCGGCTTTGCCGACTATGGCGGGCCGCAGGATGCCGAAGATCGTACCGAGCGTATCCGCCTGTTCAAGCAGGAGATGCGGAAACGCTCCATCGCGGGGGATGTCTACACGCAGGCTACCAACATTGAAGACGAACGCAACGGGCTGATCGACCCACAAACCGGCGAACTCAGCGTACCGGCCGGATTGCTGGCTACCGGTGGCTACGAAAATATGCCTAACAGACCTCTATAA